One Bombus vancouverensis nearcticus chromosome 7, iyBomVanc1_principal, whole genome shotgun sequence DNA window includes the following coding sequences:
- the Nedd4 gene encoding E3 ubiquitin-protein ligase Nedd4 isoform X3 — protein sequence MAEEHVYGYNPTSGADGESRDEATRKLRLKVIAGHQLAKKDIFGASDPYVRIDLNTLNGDQTIDSALTKTKKKTLNPVWEEEFIFRVKPVDHKLVLQVFDENRLTRDDFLGMVELTLINLPKEQEGRTIPVRRYLLRPRSNHSSQRSRVKGTLEVYHAYISDSSTVDNDNGDTASDSGGWEMVQPVNNSPVEQAAEVMIIRPLPPGWEERQDANGRTYYVNHVARFTQWEHPSESTTSPSGNMTIERHFNTAVTEFQRRFHISADEENRHRTSINQDGEVLREDGEDSDARNYEIENHRGGGSGDTSSDSGHSVDQHGYLSEYEDQSDDSVDSPAGSRRSSEQIESPKPVVPAPSDEGLPPGWGMQIAPNGRVFFIDHTARTTTWIDPRTGRPSSIPNHIAPSTTPRSDLDQLGPLPEGWEERSHTDGRIFFIDHNTRTTQWEDPRMSNPQIAGPAVPYSRDYKRKYEYLKSQLRKPSNVPNKFEIKVGRNNILEDSYRIISSVNRVEILKTKLWVEFEGEVGLDYGGLAREWFFLLSKEMFNPYYGLFEYSATDNYTLQINPFSGVCNEEHLNYFKFIGRIAGMAVYHGKLLDAFFIRPFYKMMLGKSIDLKDMESVDSEYYNSLLWIKENDPSELELTFCVDEESFGHTSQRELKPDGANIPLTDENKDEYIALVIQWRFVSRVQEQMNAFLEGFNALIPPTLVKIFDENELELLMCGIQHIDVRDWKQNTLYKGDYHANHIVVQWFWRVVLSFSNEMRSRLLQFVTGTSRVPMNGFKELYGSNGPQLFTIEKWGTPENYPRAHTCFNRIDLPPYESYQQLREKLIKAIEGSQGFAGVD from the exons ATGGCAGAGGAACATGTTTATGGATATAATCCAACGTCTGGAGCTGACGGAGAATCC AGAGATGAAGCTACCCGGAAGCTGAGATTAAAAGTGATTGCTGGTCACCAATTAGCAAAAAAGGACATCTTTGGTGCAAGCGATCCTTATGTGCGTATTGATTTAAATACTTTAAATGGCGACCAGACAATAGATTCTGCACTTACGAAAACTAAAAAAAAGACATTGAATCCTGTCTGGGAAGAAGAATTTATATTTAGA GTTAAACCTGTCGATCATAAATTGGTGTTACAAGTTTTTGATGAGAATAGATTGACAAGGGATGATTTTCTTGGTATGGTAGAATTAACATTGATTAATCTACCTAAAGAACAAGAAGGTCGTACAATTCCTGTTAGGCGTTATTTACTTCGACCACGTAG TAATCATTCCAGTCAGCGTTCAAGAGTAAAAGGCACCTTGGAAGTATATCATGCATACATTTCTGACTCATCAACTGTGGACAATGATAATGGAGATACTGCATCAGACTCAGGAGGCTGGGAAATGGTACAGCCAGTAAATAATAGTCCTGTGGAACAAGCTGCAGAG GTCATGATTATCAGACCTTTACCACCAGGATGGGAAGAGAGACAAGATGCAAATGGGCGAACATATTATGTCAATCATGTAGCAAGATTTACACAATGGGAACATCCATCAGAATC TACTACATCACCTAGTGGAAATATGACTATTGAGCGACATTTCAATACTGCAGTAACTGAATTTCAACGTCGTTTTCACATTAGTGCCGATGAAGAAAATAGACACAGAACTTCAATTAATCAG GATGGTGAAGTTCTCCGTGAGGATGGCGAAGATTCGGATGCGAGAAATTATGAGATTGAGAATCATAGGGGAGGGGGTAGTGGGGATACTTCGTCAGACTCTGGACATTCTGTTGATCAACACGGCTACCTTAGTGAATATGAAGACCAG AGTGATGATAGTGTGGATAGTCCAGCTGGATCTAGACGATCATCTGAACAA ATCGAAAGTCCGAAACCTGTGGTTCCTGCGCCAAGTGACGAGGGATTACCACCTGGGTGGGGTATGCAAATAGCTCCGAACGGTAGAGTATTTTTCATTGATCACACTGCGAGAACAACAACATGGATCGACCCTCGAACAGGGCGACCAAGTTCAATACCTAATCACATTGCTCCTTCTACTACACCAAGAAGTGATTTAGATCAGCTTGGTCCTCTTCCTGAAGGTTGGGAAGAAAGATCTCATACGGATGgccgaatatttttcattgatcATA ATACAAGAACAACACAATGGGAAGATCCTCGCATGTCCAATCCTCAAATTGCTGGACCG GCCGTACCATATTCACGAGATTATAAACGTAAATACGAATATCTTAAATCTCAGTTAAGAAAGCCT AGTAATGTTcctaataaatttgaaataaaagttgGTCGAAATAATATTCTAGAAGATTCGTATCGTATAATTAGTTCTGTCAACAGAGTAGAAAtattgaaaacaaaattatggGTTGAATTTGAAGGAGAAGTTGGTTTAGATTATGGAGGTCTCGCTCGAGAATGGTTTTTCCTATTGTCTAAAGAAATGTTTAATCCTTACTATGGATTATTTGAATATTCTGCTAC GGATAATTATACCTTGCAAATTAATCCATTTTCGGGGGTATGTAATGAAgaacatttaaattatttcaaatttattggtCGCATAGCAGGTATGGCTGTGTATCATGGTAAACTGTTGGATG CATTTTTCATTCGTCCATTTTATAAAATGATGTTAGGTAAATCTATTGATTTGAAAGATATGGAAAGCGTTGATTCAGAATATTACAATTCATTATTGTGGATTAAAGAAAACGATCCCAGTGAATTGGAACTTACGTTTTGTGTGGATGAAGAAAGTTTTGGACATACGTCTCAAAGAGAACTTAAACCAGATGGTGCTAATATACCATTAACAGACGAAAATAAAGATGAATATATAGCTTTAGTTATACAGTGGCGTTTTGTATCAAGGGTTCAAGAACAAATGAATGCATTTTTAGAAGGATTTAATGCTCTTATACCACCAACActagtaaaaatatttgatgaaaATGAATTAGAATTATTAATGTGTGGTATTCAACATATTGATGTGAGAGATTGGAAACAAAACACATTGTACAAAGGAGACTATCACGCTAATCACATCGTTGTTCAGTGGTTTTGGCGTGTGGTACTTTCATTTAGCAATGAAATGAGATCCAGACTTTTACAGTTTGTTACTGGTACATCGCGAGTACCTATGAATGGTTTTAAAGAACTTTATGGTAGCAATGGTCCACAATTATTTACAATTGAGAAGTGGGGTACACCAGAAAATTATCCAAGAGCTCATACCTG TTTTAATCGTATAGATCTCCCTCCATACGAAAGTTATCAACAATTGAGAGAGAAATTGATAAAAGCAATTGAAGGTTCTCAAGGTTTTGCTGGAGTGGATTAG
- the Nedd4 gene encoding E3 ubiquitin-protein ligase Nedd4 isoform X4, giving the protein MPGTLTYPMYAGVESPPQRTRAYTWNSQHRSASRALQANRRPGRFSLTEPARDEATRKLRLKVIAGHQLAKKDIFGASDPYVRIDLNTLNGDQTIDSALTKTKKKTLNPVWEEEFIFRVKPVDHKLVLQVFDENRLTRDDFLGMVELTLINLPKEQEGRTIPVRRYLLRPRSNHSSQRSRVKGTLEVYHAYISDSSTVDNDNGDTASDSGGWEMVQPVNNSPVEQAAEVMIIRPLPPGWEERQDANGRTYYVNHVARFTQWEHPSESTTSPSGNMTIERHFNTAVTEFQRRFHISADEENRHRTSINQSDDSVDSPAGSRRSSEQIESPKPVVPAPSDEGLPPGWGMQIAPNGRVFFIDHTARTTTWIDPRTGRPSSIPNHIAPSTTPRSDLDQLGPLPEGWEERSHTDGRIFFIDHNTRTTQWEDPRMSNPQIAGPAVPYSRDYKRKYEYLKSQLRKPSNVPNKFEIKVGRNNILEDSYRIISSVNRVEILKTKLWVEFEGEVGLDYGGLAREWFFLLSKEMFNPYYGLFEYSATDNYTLQINPFSGVCNEEHLNYFKFIGRIAGMAVYHGKLLDAFFIRPFYKMMLGKSIDLKDMESVDSEYYNSLLWIKENDPSELELTFCVDEESFGHTSQRELKPDGANIPLTDENKDEYIALVIQWRFVSRVQEQMNAFLEGFNALIPPTLVKIFDENELELLMCGIQHIDVRDWKQNTLYKGDYHANHIVVQWFWRVVLSFSNEMRSRLLQFVTGTSRVPMNGFKELYGSNGPQLFTIEKWGTPENYPRAHTCFNRIDLPPYESYQQLREKLIKAIEGSQGFAGVD; this is encoded by the exons ATGCCTGGTACTTTGACCTACCCAATGTATGCTGGTGTTGAATCACCTCCTCAAAGAACTCGTGCTTATACTTGGAATTCTCAGCATCGTTCTGCATCTCGGGCATTGCAAGCTAACAGAAGACCAGGACGCTTTTCATTGACAGAACCTGCA AGAGATGAAGCTACCCGGAAGCTGAGATTAAAAGTGATTGCTGGTCACCAATTAGCAAAAAAGGACATCTTTGGTGCAAGCGATCCTTATGTGCGTATTGATTTAAATACTTTAAATGGCGACCAGACAATAGATTCTGCACTTACGAAAACTAAAAAAAAGACATTGAATCCTGTCTGGGAAGAAGAATTTATATTTAGA GTTAAACCTGTCGATCATAAATTGGTGTTACAAGTTTTTGATGAGAATAGATTGACAAGGGATGATTTTCTTGGTATGGTAGAATTAACATTGATTAATCTACCTAAAGAACAAGAAGGTCGTACAATTCCTGTTAGGCGTTATTTACTTCGACCACGTAG TAATCATTCCAGTCAGCGTTCAAGAGTAAAAGGCACCTTGGAAGTATATCATGCATACATTTCTGACTCATCAACTGTGGACAATGATAATGGAGATACTGCATCAGACTCAGGAGGCTGGGAAATGGTACAGCCAGTAAATAATAGTCCTGTGGAACAAGCTGCAGAG GTCATGATTATCAGACCTTTACCACCAGGATGGGAAGAGAGACAAGATGCAAATGGGCGAACATATTATGTCAATCATGTAGCAAGATTTACACAATGGGAACATCCATCAGAATC TACTACATCACCTAGTGGAAATATGACTATTGAGCGACATTTCAATACTGCAGTAACTGAATTTCAACGTCGTTTTCACATTAGTGCCGATGAAGAAAATAGACACAGAACTTCAATTAATCAG AGTGATGATAGTGTGGATAGTCCAGCTGGATCTAGACGATCATCTGAACAA ATCGAAAGTCCGAAACCTGTGGTTCCTGCGCCAAGTGACGAGGGATTACCACCTGGGTGGGGTATGCAAATAGCTCCGAACGGTAGAGTATTTTTCATTGATCACACTGCGAGAACAACAACATGGATCGACCCTCGAACAGGGCGACCAAGTTCAATACCTAATCACATTGCTCCTTCTACTACACCAAGAAGTGATTTAGATCAGCTTGGTCCTCTTCCTGAAGGTTGGGAAGAAAGATCTCATACGGATGgccgaatatttttcattgatcATA ATACAAGAACAACACAATGGGAAGATCCTCGCATGTCCAATCCTCAAATTGCTGGACCG GCCGTACCATATTCACGAGATTATAAACGTAAATACGAATATCTTAAATCTCAGTTAAGAAAGCCT AGTAATGTTcctaataaatttgaaataaaagttgGTCGAAATAATATTCTAGAAGATTCGTATCGTATAATTAGTTCTGTCAACAGAGTAGAAAtattgaaaacaaaattatggGTTGAATTTGAAGGAGAAGTTGGTTTAGATTATGGAGGTCTCGCTCGAGAATGGTTTTTCCTATTGTCTAAAGAAATGTTTAATCCTTACTATGGATTATTTGAATATTCTGCTAC GGATAATTATACCTTGCAAATTAATCCATTTTCGGGGGTATGTAATGAAgaacatttaaattatttcaaatttattggtCGCATAGCAGGTATGGCTGTGTATCATGGTAAACTGTTGGATG CATTTTTCATTCGTCCATTTTATAAAATGATGTTAGGTAAATCTATTGATTTGAAAGATATGGAAAGCGTTGATTCAGAATATTACAATTCATTATTGTGGATTAAAGAAAACGATCCCAGTGAATTGGAACTTACGTTTTGTGTGGATGAAGAAAGTTTTGGACATACGTCTCAAAGAGAACTTAAACCAGATGGTGCTAATATACCATTAACAGACGAAAATAAAGATGAATATATAGCTTTAGTTATACAGTGGCGTTTTGTATCAAGGGTTCAAGAACAAATGAATGCATTTTTAGAAGGATTTAATGCTCTTATACCACCAACActagtaaaaatatttgatgaaaATGAATTAGAATTATTAATGTGTGGTATTCAACATATTGATGTGAGAGATTGGAAACAAAACACATTGTACAAAGGAGACTATCACGCTAATCACATCGTTGTTCAGTGGTTTTGGCGTGTGGTACTTTCATTTAGCAATGAAATGAGATCCAGACTTTTACAGTTTGTTACTGGTACATCGCGAGTACCTATGAATGGTTTTAAAGAACTTTATGGTAGCAATGGTCCACAATTATTTACAATTGAGAAGTGGGGTACACCAGAAAATTATCCAAGAGCTCATACCTG TTTTAATCGTATAGATCTCCCTCCATACGAAAGTTATCAACAATTGAGAGAGAAATTGATAAAAGCAATTGAAGGTTCTCAAGGTTTTGCTGGAGTGGATTAG
- the Nedd4 gene encoding E3 ubiquitin-protein ligase Nedd4 isoform X1: MPGTLTYPMYAGVESPPQRTRAYTWNSQHRSASRALQANRRPGRFSLTEPARDEATRKLRLKVIAGHQLAKKDIFGASDPYVRIDLNTLNGDQTIDSALTKTKKKTLNPVWEEEFIFRVKPVDHKLVLQVFDENRLTRDDFLGMVELTLINLPKEQEGRTIPVRRYLLRPRSNHSSQRSRVKGTLEVYHAYISDSSTVDNDNGDTASDSGGWEMVQPVNNSPVEQAAEVMIIRPLPPGWEERQDANGRTYYVNHVARFTQWEHPSESTTSPSGNMTIERHFNTAVTEFQRRFHISADEENRHRTSINQDGEVLREDGEDSDARNYEIENHRGGGSGDTSSDSGHSVDQHGYLSEYEDQSDDSVDSPAGSRRSSEQIESPKPVVPAPSDEGLPPGWGMQIAPNGRVFFIDHTARTTTWIDPRTGRPSSIPNHIAPSTTPRSDLDQLGPLPEGWEERSHTDGRIFFIDHNTRTTQWEDPRMSNPQIAGPAVPYSRDYKRKYEYLKSQLRKPSNVPNKFEIKVGRNNILEDSYRIISSVNRVEILKTKLWVEFEGEVGLDYGGLAREWFFLLSKEMFNPYYGLFEYSATDNYTLQINPFSGVCNEEHLNYFKFIGRIAGMAVYHGKLLDAFFIRPFYKMMLGKSIDLKDMESVDSEYYNSLLWIKENDPSELELTFCVDEESFGHTSQRELKPDGANIPLTDENKDEYIALVIQWRFVSRVQEQMNAFLEGFNALIPPTLVKIFDENELELLMCGIQHIDVRDWKQNTLYKGDYHANHIVVQWFWRVVLSFSNEMRSRLLQFVTGTSRVPMNGFKELYGSNGPQLFTIEKWGTPENYPRAHTCFNRIDLPPYESYQQLREKLIKAIEGSQGFAGVD; the protein is encoded by the exons ATGCCTGGTACTTTGACCTACCCAATGTATGCTGGTGTTGAATCACCTCCTCAAAGAACTCGTGCTTATACTTGGAATTCTCAGCATCGTTCTGCATCTCGGGCATTGCAAGCTAACAGAAGACCAGGACGCTTTTCATTGACAGAACCTGCA AGAGATGAAGCTACCCGGAAGCTGAGATTAAAAGTGATTGCTGGTCACCAATTAGCAAAAAAGGACATCTTTGGTGCAAGCGATCCTTATGTGCGTATTGATTTAAATACTTTAAATGGCGACCAGACAATAGATTCTGCACTTACGAAAACTAAAAAAAAGACATTGAATCCTGTCTGGGAAGAAGAATTTATATTTAGA GTTAAACCTGTCGATCATAAATTGGTGTTACAAGTTTTTGATGAGAATAGATTGACAAGGGATGATTTTCTTGGTATGGTAGAATTAACATTGATTAATCTACCTAAAGAACAAGAAGGTCGTACAATTCCTGTTAGGCGTTATTTACTTCGACCACGTAG TAATCATTCCAGTCAGCGTTCAAGAGTAAAAGGCACCTTGGAAGTATATCATGCATACATTTCTGACTCATCAACTGTGGACAATGATAATGGAGATACTGCATCAGACTCAGGAGGCTGGGAAATGGTACAGCCAGTAAATAATAGTCCTGTGGAACAAGCTGCAGAG GTCATGATTATCAGACCTTTACCACCAGGATGGGAAGAGAGACAAGATGCAAATGGGCGAACATATTATGTCAATCATGTAGCAAGATTTACACAATGGGAACATCCATCAGAATC TACTACATCACCTAGTGGAAATATGACTATTGAGCGACATTTCAATACTGCAGTAACTGAATTTCAACGTCGTTTTCACATTAGTGCCGATGAAGAAAATAGACACAGAACTTCAATTAATCAG GATGGTGAAGTTCTCCGTGAGGATGGCGAAGATTCGGATGCGAGAAATTATGAGATTGAGAATCATAGGGGAGGGGGTAGTGGGGATACTTCGTCAGACTCTGGACATTCTGTTGATCAACACGGCTACCTTAGTGAATATGAAGACCAG AGTGATGATAGTGTGGATAGTCCAGCTGGATCTAGACGATCATCTGAACAA ATCGAAAGTCCGAAACCTGTGGTTCCTGCGCCAAGTGACGAGGGATTACCACCTGGGTGGGGTATGCAAATAGCTCCGAACGGTAGAGTATTTTTCATTGATCACACTGCGAGAACAACAACATGGATCGACCCTCGAACAGGGCGACCAAGTTCAATACCTAATCACATTGCTCCTTCTACTACACCAAGAAGTGATTTAGATCAGCTTGGTCCTCTTCCTGAAGGTTGGGAAGAAAGATCTCATACGGATGgccgaatatttttcattgatcATA ATACAAGAACAACACAATGGGAAGATCCTCGCATGTCCAATCCTCAAATTGCTGGACCG GCCGTACCATATTCACGAGATTATAAACGTAAATACGAATATCTTAAATCTCAGTTAAGAAAGCCT AGTAATGTTcctaataaatttgaaataaaagttgGTCGAAATAATATTCTAGAAGATTCGTATCGTATAATTAGTTCTGTCAACAGAGTAGAAAtattgaaaacaaaattatggGTTGAATTTGAAGGAGAAGTTGGTTTAGATTATGGAGGTCTCGCTCGAGAATGGTTTTTCCTATTGTCTAAAGAAATGTTTAATCCTTACTATGGATTATTTGAATATTCTGCTAC GGATAATTATACCTTGCAAATTAATCCATTTTCGGGGGTATGTAATGAAgaacatttaaattatttcaaatttattggtCGCATAGCAGGTATGGCTGTGTATCATGGTAAACTGTTGGATG CATTTTTCATTCGTCCATTTTATAAAATGATGTTAGGTAAATCTATTGATTTGAAAGATATGGAAAGCGTTGATTCAGAATATTACAATTCATTATTGTGGATTAAAGAAAACGATCCCAGTGAATTGGAACTTACGTTTTGTGTGGATGAAGAAAGTTTTGGACATACGTCTCAAAGAGAACTTAAACCAGATGGTGCTAATATACCATTAACAGACGAAAATAAAGATGAATATATAGCTTTAGTTATACAGTGGCGTTTTGTATCAAGGGTTCAAGAACAAATGAATGCATTTTTAGAAGGATTTAATGCTCTTATACCACCAACActagtaaaaatatttgatgaaaATGAATTAGAATTATTAATGTGTGGTATTCAACATATTGATGTGAGAGATTGGAAACAAAACACATTGTACAAAGGAGACTATCACGCTAATCACATCGTTGTTCAGTGGTTTTGGCGTGTGGTACTTTCATTTAGCAATGAAATGAGATCCAGACTTTTACAGTTTGTTACTGGTACATCGCGAGTACCTATGAATGGTTTTAAAGAACTTTATGGTAGCAATGGTCCACAATTATTTACAATTGAGAAGTGGGGTACACCAGAAAATTATCCAAGAGCTCATACCTG TTTTAATCGTATAGATCTCCCTCCATACGAAAGTTATCAACAATTGAGAGAGAAATTGATAAAAGCAATTGAAGGTTCTCAAGGTTTTGCTGGAGTGGATTAG
- the Nedd4 gene encoding E3 ubiquitin-protein ligase Nedd4 isoform X2 has protein sequence MPGTLTYPMYAGVESPPQRTRAYTWNSQHRSASRALQANRRPGRFSLTEPARDEATRKLRLKVIAGHQLAKKDIFGASDPYVRIDLNTLNGDQTIDSALTKTKKKTLNPVWEEEFIFRVKPVDHKLVLQVFDENRLTRDDFLGMVELTLINLPKEQEGRTIPVRRYLLRPRSQRSRVKGTLEVYHAYISDSSTVDNDNGDTASDSGGWEMVQPVNNSPVEQAAEVMIIRPLPPGWEERQDANGRTYYVNHVARFTQWEHPSESTTSPSGNMTIERHFNTAVTEFQRRFHISADEENRHRTSINQDGEVLREDGEDSDARNYEIENHRGGGSGDTSSDSGHSVDQHGYLSEYEDQSDDSVDSPAGSRRSSEQIESPKPVVPAPSDEGLPPGWGMQIAPNGRVFFIDHTARTTTWIDPRTGRPSSIPNHIAPSTTPRSDLDQLGPLPEGWEERSHTDGRIFFIDHNTRTTQWEDPRMSNPQIAGPAVPYSRDYKRKYEYLKSQLRKPSNVPNKFEIKVGRNNILEDSYRIISSVNRVEILKTKLWVEFEGEVGLDYGGLAREWFFLLSKEMFNPYYGLFEYSATDNYTLQINPFSGVCNEEHLNYFKFIGRIAGMAVYHGKLLDAFFIRPFYKMMLGKSIDLKDMESVDSEYYNSLLWIKENDPSELELTFCVDEESFGHTSQRELKPDGANIPLTDENKDEYIALVIQWRFVSRVQEQMNAFLEGFNALIPPTLVKIFDENELELLMCGIQHIDVRDWKQNTLYKGDYHANHIVVQWFWRVVLSFSNEMRSRLLQFVTGTSRVPMNGFKELYGSNGPQLFTIEKWGTPENYPRAHTCFNRIDLPPYESYQQLREKLIKAIEGSQGFAGVD, from the exons ATGCCTGGTACTTTGACCTACCCAATGTATGCTGGTGTTGAATCACCTCCTCAAAGAACTCGTGCTTATACTTGGAATTCTCAGCATCGTTCTGCATCTCGGGCATTGCAAGCTAACAGAAGACCAGGACGCTTTTCATTGACAGAACCTGCA AGAGATGAAGCTACCCGGAAGCTGAGATTAAAAGTGATTGCTGGTCACCAATTAGCAAAAAAGGACATCTTTGGTGCAAGCGATCCTTATGTGCGTATTGATTTAAATACTTTAAATGGCGACCAGACAATAGATTCTGCACTTACGAAAACTAAAAAAAAGACATTGAATCCTGTCTGGGAAGAAGAATTTATATTTAGA GTTAAACCTGTCGATCATAAATTGGTGTTACAAGTTTTTGATGAGAATAGATTGACAAGGGATGATTTTCTTGGTATGGTAGAATTAACATTGATTAATCTACCTAAAGAACAAGAAGGTCGTACAATTCCTGTTAGGCGTTATTTACTTCGACCACGTAG TCAGCGTTCAAGAGTAAAAGGCACCTTGGAAGTATATCATGCATACATTTCTGACTCATCAACTGTGGACAATGATAATGGAGATACTGCATCAGACTCAGGAGGCTGGGAAATGGTACAGCCAGTAAATAATAGTCCTGTGGAACAAGCTGCAGAG GTCATGATTATCAGACCTTTACCACCAGGATGGGAAGAGAGACAAGATGCAAATGGGCGAACATATTATGTCAATCATGTAGCAAGATTTACACAATGGGAACATCCATCAGAATC TACTACATCACCTAGTGGAAATATGACTATTGAGCGACATTTCAATACTGCAGTAACTGAATTTCAACGTCGTTTTCACATTAGTGCCGATGAAGAAAATAGACACAGAACTTCAATTAATCAG GATGGTGAAGTTCTCCGTGAGGATGGCGAAGATTCGGATGCGAGAAATTATGAGATTGAGAATCATAGGGGAGGGGGTAGTGGGGATACTTCGTCAGACTCTGGACATTCTGTTGATCAACACGGCTACCTTAGTGAATATGAAGACCAG AGTGATGATAGTGTGGATAGTCCAGCTGGATCTAGACGATCATCTGAACAA ATCGAAAGTCCGAAACCTGTGGTTCCTGCGCCAAGTGACGAGGGATTACCACCTGGGTGGGGTATGCAAATAGCTCCGAACGGTAGAGTATTTTTCATTGATCACACTGCGAGAACAACAACATGGATCGACCCTCGAACAGGGCGACCAAGTTCAATACCTAATCACATTGCTCCTTCTACTACACCAAGAAGTGATTTAGATCAGCTTGGTCCTCTTCCTGAAGGTTGGGAAGAAAGATCTCATACGGATGgccgaatatttttcattgatcATA ATACAAGAACAACACAATGGGAAGATCCTCGCATGTCCAATCCTCAAATTGCTGGACCG GCCGTACCATATTCACGAGATTATAAACGTAAATACGAATATCTTAAATCTCAGTTAAGAAAGCCT AGTAATGTTcctaataaatttgaaataaaagttgGTCGAAATAATATTCTAGAAGATTCGTATCGTATAATTAGTTCTGTCAACAGAGTAGAAAtattgaaaacaaaattatggGTTGAATTTGAAGGAGAAGTTGGTTTAGATTATGGAGGTCTCGCTCGAGAATGGTTTTTCCTATTGTCTAAAGAAATGTTTAATCCTTACTATGGATTATTTGAATATTCTGCTAC GGATAATTATACCTTGCAAATTAATCCATTTTCGGGGGTATGTAATGAAgaacatttaaattatttcaaatttattggtCGCATAGCAGGTATGGCTGTGTATCATGGTAAACTGTTGGATG CATTTTTCATTCGTCCATTTTATAAAATGATGTTAGGTAAATCTATTGATTTGAAAGATATGGAAAGCGTTGATTCAGAATATTACAATTCATTATTGTGGATTAAAGAAAACGATCCCAGTGAATTGGAACTTACGTTTTGTGTGGATGAAGAAAGTTTTGGACATACGTCTCAAAGAGAACTTAAACCAGATGGTGCTAATATACCATTAACAGACGAAAATAAAGATGAATATATAGCTTTAGTTATACAGTGGCGTTTTGTATCAAGGGTTCAAGAACAAATGAATGCATTTTTAGAAGGATTTAATGCTCTTATACCACCAACActagtaaaaatatttgatgaaaATGAATTAGAATTATTAATGTGTGGTATTCAACATATTGATGTGAGAGATTGGAAACAAAACACATTGTACAAAGGAGACTATCACGCTAATCACATCGTTGTTCAGTGGTTTTGGCGTGTGGTACTTTCATTTAGCAATGAAATGAGATCCAGACTTTTACAGTTTGTTACTGGTACATCGCGAGTACCTATGAATGGTTTTAAAGAACTTTATGGTAGCAATGGTCCACAATTATTTACAATTGAGAAGTGGGGTACACCAGAAAATTATCCAAGAGCTCATACCTG TTTTAATCGTATAGATCTCCCTCCATACGAAAGTTATCAACAATTGAGAGAGAAATTGATAAAAGCAATTGAAGGTTCTCAAGGTTTTGCTGGAGTGGATTAG